A part of Candidatus Binatia bacterium genomic DNA contains:
- a CDS encoding STAS domain-containing protein — protein RLHQLVRNGQVKVVLDLSGVNFMNSSGLGMLIGGLTTVRNAGGQLKLANPAERIQSLLVITKLSTVFTTHKSVEEAIDSF, from the coding sequence CAGACTCCATCAGCTGGTCAGAAATGGCCAGGTCAAGGTGGTTCTGGATCTGAGTGGGGTGAATTTTATGAATTCCTCCGGATTGGGAATGCTCATCGGTGGTCTCACCACCGTGAGAAATGCCGGCGGTCAGCTGAAACTGGCAAACCCGGCCGAACGAATTCAAAGCCTTCTGGTTATTACCAAACTGTCTACCGTATTCACGACTCACAAGTCGGTGGAAGAGGCCATTGACAGTTTC